In Novipirellula galeiformis, one DNA window encodes the following:
- a CDS encoding GAF domain-containing SpoIIE family protein phosphatase translates to MTKTIPNYLRIHKGPASKAAPDLDPSGDAVSHFWHAFGDATGWRLDNSRRRVGSSIELLPSVNTMAVSDPSEASPTVTKSSAMRLAESAAMLAEQLNRSRESLRRQEMELATRASIVPGAESQSKLADKIETILADACEAVNCRAAAMYLLDDDTQLLKARSVFGLPASRLEDPPRELRGSRGDLEAMVQGVVTADHFMAGDIDTWNSPEPFTGGICASINHDGVPIGTLWLFSDDIRAFGKAEAALGRLAASHLAAELSHAASDRTSSPQLASTSSIRDLSEWQHLSLPAGSRIADGWFADGMIESPQSWATGFHTWDVLPDGTLMMAMAESVDSTLRGALQTVVVRTAITAHSHYRHSAAQMLQRINDTLWHTNAGDQLMSMLYMQIDPETGDGSFASCGDIMAMVCSRYGYRPLVDGRSEPLGSHITASPTLNSFSLLPGETLLAYNQGMRIDGATQTLLGDRLRGCLQTGDKNPLAAIRRGMINQTLNNERGAITLLRS, encoded by the coding sequence GTGACTAAGACGATTCCCAACTACTTGCGCATTCACAAAGGTCCTGCTTCGAAAGCGGCACCTGATCTCGATCCCTCGGGCGACGCGGTCTCCCATTTCTGGCATGCCTTTGGCGATGCCACCGGATGGCGGCTCGACAATTCGCGTCGACGCGTTGGCAGCTCGATCGAGCTATTGCCCAGTGTGAACACGATGGCGGTTTCCGACCCGAGCGAAGCCTCACCGACGGTCACCAAGTCGAGCGCGATGCGGTTAGCAGAATCGGCCGCGATGTTGGCTGAGCAACTCAATCGGTCGCGTGAATCGCTCCGTCGCCAAGAGATGGAGCTGGCCACGCGTGCCTCGATTGTTCCCGGTGCAGAGTCGCAATCGAAACTTGCCGACAAAATCGAAACGATCCTCGCCGACGCTTGTGAAGCGGTGAATTGTCGAGCGGCGGCGATGTATCTGTTGGATGACGACACACAATTGTTGAAGGCTCGTTCGGTATTCGGCTTGCCGGCCAGCCGATTAGAGGACCCGCCGCGTGAGTTGCGCGGCAGCCGTGGTGATCTCGAAGCGATGGTGCAAGGCGTTGTTACCGCTGACCACTTCATGGCCGGCGACATCGATACATGGAACAGTCCCGAGCCGTTCACGGGCGGCATTTGCGCTTCGATTAATCACGATGGCGTGCCGATTGGAACGCTTTGGCTTTTTAGTGACGACATCCGTGCGTTTGGCAAAGCGGAAGCGGCGCTGGGACGCTTGGCGGCCTCGCATTTGGCGGCCGAACTTTCCCACGCGGCGAGCGATCGCACCTCGAGCCCACAACTTGCCAGCACTTCCTCCATTCGCGACCTCAGCGAATGGCAACACCTGAGTCTACCGGCCGGCAGTCGCATTGCCGACGGATGGTTTGCCGACGGCATGATCGAATCGCCTCAATCGTGGGCAACCGGGTTCCATACCTGGGATGTGCTTCCCGATGGAACGTTGATGATGGCCATGGCCGAGTCGGTGGACAGCACCCTTCGCGGAGCCCTGCAAACGGTGGTCGTGCGAACCGCAATCACAGCCCATAGCCACTACCGTCACTCGGCCGCTCAAATGCTTCAGCGGATCAACGACACGCTATGGCACACCAACGCCGGTGACCAATTGATGTCGATGCTGTACATGCAGATCGATCCCGAAACAGGTGATGGAAGCTTCGCGTCCTGTGGCGATATCATGGCGATGGTCTGCAGCCGGTACGGTTACCGGCCTCTGGTCGATGGCCGCAGCGAACCGTTGGGGAGTCACATTACCGCGAGTCCCACTTTGAATTCGTTCTCGTTATTGCCTGGGGAAACGTTGTTAGCCTACAACCAAGGTATGCGAATCGATGGTGCCACGCAGACCTTGTTGGGGGATCGATTGCGAGGGTGCTTGCAAACCGGCGACAAAAACCCGCTCGCCGCGATTCGCCGCGGCATGATCAACCAAACGCTGAATAACGAACGTGGCGCGATCACTTTGTTACGATCGTAG
- a CDS encoding DUF1559 domain-containing protein, with the protein MKRQRIGFTLVELLVVITIIGILMGLLLPAVNAAREAARRNQCSTQLKNLALAAIQFENAKGELPGYINDFGTFVTGPDPSSESGANVDGHRKIGTWAVSLLPFLDGQPTYEQWSQDRYPVLNAAGDWNEKAAPNLAIMQCPSDPNSESSLGSNSYVSNNGTPVLPGASSSDPDLISFSTSQDRANGAFNAKYIDGTATGPAVRLDDFKDGQGNTMLFSENVQAMPWHLPGFTTAGTLIPTSGTEIGYPTNSRYYQGMVWHYEDPNNGTAPGSGWNAAGAPGAVDPVHKINSGDIYNLELTSAPADLARPSSAHTDGVNAGMADGGTRFITASIDYRVYQALLTPRGKSSSVPWKEFVLSDDDY; encoded by the coding sequence ATGAAGCGTCAACGAATCGGATTTACGTTGGTTGAGCTATTGGTGGTCATCACCATCATCGGAATTTTAATGGGATTGTTACTTCCCGCAGTCAACGCAGCACGAGAGGCGGCGCGTCGCAATCAGTGCAGTACGCAATTGAAGAACTTGGCGCTCGCGGCGATCCAGTTCGAAAACGCCAAAGGTGAATTGCCCGGCTACATCAACGACTTCGGTACGTTCGTTACCGGCCCCGATCCTTCGTCTGAGTCGGGCGCGAACGTTGACGGACATCGCAAAATCGGCACTTGGGCCGTTTCGCTTCTACCGTTTCTGGATGGCCAACCGACCTACGAACAATGGAGCCAAGACCGCTATCCCGTTTTGAATGCCGCTGGCGATTGGAACGAGAAAGCCGCTCCGAATCTTGCCATCATGCAATGCCCAAGCGATCCAAACTCGGAGTCGAGTCTAGGCAGCAACAGCTATGTTTCCAACAATGGTACGCCTGTCTTGCCTGGAGCGAGCTCATCAGACCCTGATTTAATCAGTTTCAGCACCTCCCAAGATAGGGCGAATGGCGCTTTCAACGCGAAGTATATCGACGGTACTGCAACGGGGCCTGCGGTACGATTGGACGATTTCAAAGATGGTCAAGGCAATACGATGCTGTTCTCCGAGAACGTCCAAGCCATGCCTTGGCACCTACCCGGTTTCACCACCGCTGGAACGCTGATTCCAACGTCCGGCACTGAGATTGGTTACCCAACCAACTCCCGTTACTACCAAGGGATGGTTTGGCACTACGAGGACCCGAACAACGGTACCGCACCTGGAAGTGGCTGGAACGCAGCGGGTGCCCCGGGTGCTGTGGATCCTGTGCACAAAATAAACAGTGGCGATATTTACAACCTTGAATTGACATCCGCTCCTGCTGACCTTGCTCGTCCCTCTTCGGCTCACACCGATGGTGTGAACGCGGGGATGGCCGACGGTGGGACTCGGTTCATCACGGCAAGCATCGACTACCGCGTCTACCAAGCACTGTTGACCCCACGTGGCAAAAGCAGCAGCGTGCCTTGGAAAGAATTCGTGCTCAGCGACGATGACTACTAA
- a CDS encoding cysteine desulfurase family protein, with translation MIYLDFNRTTPLAPSVLEAMQPYWATHFMLPGQEHTHAHAVGEALEQARESVAGMVGCDPFEIVFTGGGTEANNLAIRGQLSSAHPQRVQPAGNGHPALSRPPRANSAGNSTANAAGHVLVSELEHDSVIGAASSLQTSGIEMEMIPCQPNGIIDPATVQAILRPNTRLVCLQLANPVLGTLQRVREVADLCHNRGVSVHCDATQAFGKLPVDVSQLRADTVSISGHKFYGPKGSGALYVRRGLHLAPIGYGEPREMGLRPGAENIPAWIGLGAAAYLASRCESEVGDNYSELSDRLINGLRSTLSEEPILLAQHSPRIANTMAIEMPCDAVRIQKAARELVFATAQSSAPPDEMTRSLKAIGRTETQIRRTLRISLGWTTSRDQIDLVVSRIAEACDSVLTR, from the coding sequence TTGATCTATCTGGACTTTAATCGCACGACGCCTCTCGCCCCTTCGGTGCTAGAAGCGATGCAGCCTTATTGGGCTACTCACTTCATGCTGCCAGGGCAAGAGCACACACACGCCCACGCGGTCGGTGAAGCACTCGAACAGGCCCGGGAATCGGTTGCGGGCATGGTCGGTTGCGATCCCTTTGAAATCGTTTTCACAGGGGGAGGCACCGAAGCGAACAACCTCGCGATCCGCGGCCAATTGTCCTCAGCCCACCCGCAACGGGTACAACCCGCTGGCAACGGCCATCCTGCTCTCTCCCGCCCCCCAAGGGCGAATTCGGCTGGCAACTCGACCGCAAACGCGGCGGGGCATGTGCTGGTTAGCGAACTCGAGCACGACTCCGTCATCGGAGCCGCTTCGTCACTGCAAACGTCAGGAATCGAAATGGAGATGATTCCATGCCAGCCCAACGGGATCATTGACCCCGCGACGGTCCAAGCGATACTCCGCCCGAACACCCGCTTGGTCTGCTTGCAATTGGCCAACCCTGTCCTGGGAACACTCCAGCGCGTGCGTGAAGTGGCCGACCTTTGTCACAACCGGGGGGTGTCCGTTCACTGCGATGCGACCCAAGCGTTTGGAAAGCTGCCGGTCGATGTTTCCCAGTTGCGCGCCGACACCGTTTCGATCAGCGGTCACAAGTTCTACGGCCCTAAGGGAAGCGGAGCGCTCTACGTTCGCCGTGGATTGCATCTCGCTCCGATTGGTTATGGCGAGCCTCGCGAAATGGGACTGCGACCAGGCGCCGAAAACATTCCCGCATGGATTGGATTGGGAGCCGCCGCCTACCTAGCAAGCCGCTGCGAAAGCGAGGTGGGGGACAATTATTCGGAGCTAAGCGATCGACTCATTAACGGACTACGATCCACCCTTAGTGAAGAGCCCATTTTACTCGCCCAACACTCGCCGCGAATCGCCAATACGATGGCGATTGAAATGCCCTGCGATGCGGTGCGGATCCAAAAAGCGGCCCGCGAATTGGTCTTTGCGACAGCCCAGTCGTCCGCGCCTCCCGACGAGATGACGCGCTCATTGAAAGCGATCGGAAGGACCGAAACCCAAATTCGCCGCACCCTACGGATCTCCCTCGGATGGACCACTTCGCGAGACCAAATTGACCTCGTTGTTAGCCGGATCGCTGAGGCTTGTGACAGCGTGCTGACGCGCTGA
- the lysA gene encoding diaminopimelate decarboxylase — translation MLTVPPFATARTEIAGQSIAELVKSFGTPLYVYDISVVEQRISDLAAFDRIRYAQKACGNLAILDRMRRQGVVVDAVSAGEIRRAIAAGFSTDSSKHEIVYTADIFDREALDLVVEHSLDVNCGSPDMISQLGERRPGAEVTLRINPGFGHGHSQKTNTGGEQSKHGIWHEQIDECLRRADQARITITGLHMHIGSGTDLEHLSEVCEAMERTALSVGRTLKTISAGGGLPVPYKSDETYVDLDKYFQLWDATRNRLSETFGHRLELEIEPGRYLSAESGSLIAEVRSVKKAGANVFVLVDAGFNDLARPVMYGAYHPISVCGARGDVSTREQLDVIIGGPLCESGDIFTQREGGFVESRKLPMPMVGDYVVLENAGAYGFVMASNYNSKTRAAEVMIENGEAKLIRRRETFDDLIRGEVIPE, via the coding sequence ATGCTTACAGTGCCCCCTTTTGCTACCGCTCGCACTGAAATTGCGGGCCAGTCGATCGCCGAACTCGTGAAGTCCTTCGGGACCCCTTTATATGTCTACGACATTTCGGTCGTGGAACAGCGAATTTCTGATTTGGCCGCTTTTGATCGCATTCGCTACGCTCAGAAAGCGTGCGGCAATCTCGCGATTCTAGACCGAATGCGCCGCCAGGGTGTGGTCGTCGATGCGGTCAGTGCGGGGGAGATTCGCCGCGCCATCGCGGCGGGATTTTCCACCGATTCGAGCAAGCACGAGATCGTTTATACCGCCGACATTTTTGATCGCGAAGCACTCGATTTAGTCGTTGAGCATTCATTGGACGTCAATTGCGGTTCCCCGGACATGATCAGCCAATTGGGGGAGCGACGTCCTGGGGCGGAGGTCACCCTTCGGATTAACCCCGGTTTCGGTCATGGGCACAGTCAAAAAACCAATACCGGGGGCGAGCAGAGCAAGCACGGGATCTGGCACGAACAGATTGATGAATGTTTGCGTCGTGCGGATCAAGCGAGGATTACGATCACCGGCCTCCACATGCACATCGGTTCAGGAACCGACCTTGAGCATCTCAGCGAGGTGTGCGAAGCGATGGAGCGGACGGCGCTCTCGGTAGGGCGGACATTAAAGACGATCAGCGCAGGGGGCGGATTGCCGGTTCCCTACAAGAGCGATGAGACGTATGTCGATTTGGACAAGTATTTCCAACTGTGGGATGCAACCCGAAATCGGCTCAGCGAAACGTTCGGGCATCGGCTGGAACTTGAAATCGAGCCAGGCCGTTATTTAAGTGCCGAGAGCGGATCGTTGATCGCGGAGGTTCGCAGCGTGAAAAAGGCGGGAGCGAATGTCTTTGTCTTGGTCGATGCCGGATTCAACGATTTGGCTCGCCCGGTCATGTACGGCGCCTACCATCCGATTTCGGTCTGCGGCGCTCGAGGCGATGTTTCCACTCGAGAGCAATTGGACGTGATCATCGGCGGCCCACTCTGTGAATCGGGTGATATTTTTACGCAGCGTGAGGGAGGCTTTGTCGAAAGCCGCAAGTTGCCGATGCCGATGGTGGGCGACTATGTCGTCCTTGAGAACGCAGGGGCATACGGTTTTGTGATGGCGAGCAACTACAACAGCAAGACGCGCGCGGCGGAAGTGATGATTGAAAATGGCGAAGCGAAGCTGATTCGCCGTCGCGAAACCTTTGACGACCTGATTCGCGGCGAAGTGATTCCTGAGTAA
- a CDS encoding dihydrodipicolinate synthase family protein, with protein MQTAPFSPAQLRESVIAVPPLARDDSLKIDRAENAKLIKHLEAGGIRSLLYGGNAVFYHVRLAEYESLLQMLADETADDTVVVPSLGPAYGFAMDQVEVLRQFDFPTAMLLPARDIVDQAGIASAVRRIAESYGKPLVLYLKFDRWLDVDLIRKLESDGVISWVKYAVVRQDPAQDDYLNELLDTFPAERIISGIGEQPAIVHVRDFGVAGFTSGCVCVAPAKSMEMMRAIQSGDFETAESIRKWFEPLEDLRNEINPIRVLHHAVTGAGICNTGPLLPMLSELSADQIAKIARVAKQMV; from the coding sequence ATGCAAACGGCTCCTTTCTCGCCAGCCCAGCTTCGTGAAAGTGTCATCGCGGTTCCTCCGTTGGCACGCGACGACTCGTTGAAGATTGATCGTGCTGAAAACGCAAAATTGATCAAGCATCTTGAAGCGGGTGGGATTCGCTCGTTGTTGTATGGTGGCAACGCGGTCTTCTATCACGTCCGCTTAGCGGAATATGAATCGCTGCTGCAAATGCTGGCTGACGAGACGGCGGACGACACGGTGGTGGTCCCATCGCTGGGCCCCGCATACGGCTTTGCGATGGATCAAGTCGAGGTGCTCCGGCAATTTGATTTCCCAACCGCCATGCTGTTACCCGCTCGCGATATCGTGGACCAAGCTGGGATCGCGTCTGCGGTGCGGCGGATCGCCGAATCTTACGGTAAACCGTTGGTGCTGTATTTAAAGTTCGATCGCTGGCTCGATGTGGATTTGATCCGCAAACTGGAGAGCGATGGCGTGATTTCTTGGGTCAAGTACGCGGTGGTCCGCCAGGACCCTGCGCAAGACGACTATCTAAACGAATTGTTGGACACTTTTCCTGCCGAGCGGATCATCAGCGGCATCGGTGAGCAACCGGCGATCGTGCATGTGCGAGATTTCGGCGTTGCGGGATTCACCAGCGGATGCGTTTGCGTGGCCCCAGCAAAATCGATGGAGATGATGCGAGCGATTCAAAGCGGCGATTTTGAGACCGCGGAGTCCATTCGCAAGTGGTTTGAACCACTCGAGGATCTTCGCAACGAGATCAATCCGATCCGTGTTCTGCATCACGCGGTCACTGGTGCAGGCATATGCAACACCGGCCCACTACTGCCGATGCTAAGCGAGCTGAGCGCAGATCAGATCGCTAAAATCGCCCGCGTGGCAAAGCAGATGGTGTAG
- a CDS encoding peroxidase family protein codes for MTHFLNRWFHLLQSSSSNKRRRGLPSRRLRAESLETRHLLAANPFHNDLMPEDVNNDGVVSAVDALTVINEMHRQRHYEGINGNVNERGTMPDVNNDGRYTAIDALMVINRMIRWHLPNHAPHDPTTNFPDEVRTVDGTHNNLDNPNFGAVNTPLMRIADAAYADGISKPAGADRPSAREISNTLTAADPNGTVSERKLSGFVFIWGQFIDHDMDLSLMQEGDDAESFDIVVPTGDPFFDLHGSGEKVISMARSLVAEDTGTSTSHPSEQVNAVTAWIDGSQIYGSDQATADLLREFSGGRMRISDKGLLPLDEQGNVQAGDIRAAESLWLAAMQSLFLREHNRLADEIAHKNPARSDEEIFQAARVIVVAELQSITYNEFLPALLGDNAISDYEFYDASVDPSVANEFSTAAFRFGHSAVRDKVDFVGNDGLEVRDAVLLSHAFFNPTLLEETGIDSILKAGASSMSQEVDMEVVDSLRNFLFGIPGAGGLDLVSLNIQRGRDHGLADFNSVRTAYGLEAYESFAEITSDTELQVKLETLYGNVNNIDLWVGLLGEDHAEGSSLGETASAIIVDQFERIRNGDRFYYENTLSGRELREIENTTLADVIQRNTNVHSMQENVFFFNPSIAGTVVSHSPATYPSAVYPSAANPATANSSDKGLPRYGSHPFDYLRPCVPVEGVTVELLNAGGDVVDTTVTDRAGNFKFDSFEHTGAYQVHIAASNEVDTVGLDTVDTLIHSGDVHVRGINFIVIA; via the coding sequence TTGACTCACTTTCTGAATCGTTGGTTCCATCTCCTGCAATCTTCGTCAAGCAATAAGCGTCGCCGGGGCCTGCCGAGTCGGCGTTTGCGCGCGGAATCGCTGGAAACGCGTCACCTTCTCGCCGCTAATCCGTTTCACAACGACCTCATGCCCGAGGATGTCAATAATGATGGGGTCGTCTCGGCTGTTGATGCCTTGACGGTCATCAACGAAATGCATCGCCAACGCCATTATGAAGGGATTAATGGCAACGTGAACGAGCGTGGTACGATGCCGGACGTGAACAACGATGGCCGCTACACTGCGATCGATGCGCTGATGGTGATCAACCGAATGATCCGATGGCATTTGCCGAATCACGCTCCCCACGATCCGACAACGAACTTCCCCGATGAAGTCCGTACGGTTGATGGAACCCACAACAATCTGGACAACCCTAATTTTGGTGCCGTCAATACGCCCTTGATGCGGATTGCTGACGCCGCTTATGCCGACGGTATCTCCAAGCCGGCGGGCGCCGATCGGCCCAGTGCTCGCGAGATCAGTAACACGCTTACGGCCGCCGATCCTAACGGCACCGTCAGCGAGCGTAAACTGAGTGGTTTCGTCTTTATATGGGGCCAATTTATCGACCATGATATGGACCTTTCGCTTATGCAAGAGGGCGACGATGCGGAATCGTTTGACATTGTCGTTCCTACCGGCGACCCCTTTTTTGATCTTCATGGCAGCGGAGAAAAAGTGATCTCGATGGCCCGATCCCTGGTCGCTGAAGATACGGGCACTTCGACGAGCCATCCGTCCGAGCAAGTGAATGCGGTCACCGCTTGGATTGACGGTTCCCAGATTTATGGAAGCGATCAAGCGACGGCCGATTTGCTGCGAGAGTTCAGCGGAGGCCGAATGCGTATCAGTGACAAGGGCTTGTTACCCTTGGACGAGCAGGGCAATGTCCAAGCGGGCGATATTCGAGCCGCGGAAAGCCTCTGGCTCGCAGCGATGCAGTCGCTGTTCCTACGCGAGCACAACCGATTGGCGGACGAAATCGCACACAAAAATCCTGCTCGAAGCGATGAGGAGATATTCCAAGCCGCTCGGGTAATCGTCGTCGCGGAGCTCCAGTCGATCACCTACAACGAATTTCTGCCTGCCCTGCTTGGGGACAATGCCATCTCCGACTACGAGTTCTACGATGCGAGCGTTGACCCGTCGGTTGCAAACGAATTTTCTACCGCAGCGTTCCGCTTTGGCCACAGCGCGGTCAGAGACAAGGTTGATTTTGTTGGTAACGATGGGCTCGAAGTTCGCGACGCTGTCTTGCTATCCCACGCCTTCTTTAATCCCACCCTACTCGAAGAAACCGGTATCGATTCGATCTTGAAGGCGGGGGCCTCAAGCATGTCGCAAGAAGTCGATATGGAAGTCGTCGATAGTTTGCGTAACTTCTTGTTCGGAATTCCAGGTGCTGGTGGACTCGATCTCGTGTCGCTGAACATCCAACGTGGCCGCGATCATGGGCTGGCGGACTTCAACTCCGTTCGCACCGCCTATGGTTTGGAGGCCTACGAATCGTTCGCCGAGATCACCAGCGACACCGAGTTGCAAGTCAAGCTTGAAACGCTATACGGCAACGTCAACAACATCGACTTGTGGGTTGGATTGTTGGGCGAAGACCACGCGGAAGGCAGCTCGCTCGGTGAAACCGCATCGGCGATCATCGTCGACCAATTCGAGCGGATTCGTAACGGGGATCGCTTTTATTACGAGAACACGCTCTCGGGGCGTGAGCTTCGTGAGATCGAAAACACGACGTTGGCGGATGTCATCCAGCGGAACACGAACGTCCATTCCATGCAAGAGAATGTGTTCTTCTTTAACCCCTCGATCGCGGGTACGGTCGTGTCTCATTCACCGGCCACGTATCCGTCCGCCGTGTATCCGTCCGCCGCGAATCCAGCCACGGCGAATTCAAGCGACAAAGGTTTGCCACGATACGGTAGCCATCCGTTCGACTATTTACGTCCATGTGTGCCCGTCGAAGGGGTCACGGTCGAGTTGCTTAACGCCGGCGGCGATGTGGTGGATACGACGGTGACCGATCGTGCGGGAAATTTCAAATTTGATTCGTTCGAGCACACTGGAGCGTATCAAGTTCACATTGCGGCATCCAATGAAGTGGACACCGTCGGGCTCGATACCGTGGACACGCTGATTCACAGCGGCGATGTGCATGTACGAGGGATCAACTTCATCGTGATCGCGTAA